Below is a window of Ralstonia nicotianae DNA.
GCCGTCCAACCGGCCTCGCATGTCGGTTTTCATCAGTCCATCCGTCATCAAAAGAGTCACACGCCATCCCGGCCGCGCATGCCAACCATAGCGGCTTGCGCAGCACGCTTGGTAGCCCCCAGTTCTACAAAGGTGGGAAAAACTGTCGCCACTAGCGCCTGCTCTTCCACAGTAGCATCGTTCCCACCCAAGGCAAGCGCACCGTCTGCCACCGCGCCGCGTGCGCCAGCCCTCCGGATCCCCGCATTTTTCGACCCAGGAACCTCTTCCATGAAATTCCTTTGCCTCGACATTCCCCAGCCCGGCGCCAGCCTGGAGAAATACCCGCCGCACATGCACGAGGAAACACGCCATGCCTGGACGCTCTATACGGGCGGCGTCGTGCGCGACTTCTATTTCCGTCAGGACCGCCCGGGCGTCGCTCTCATTGCCGAGGCCGACTCGATTGAGGCTGCCCGAGCAGCACTGAACGAATTTCCGCTTGCCAAGGCCGGGCTCATCGGCTGGGACGTGATCCCGCTCGGCCCCTTCACGGGCTGGCAACTGCTCTTCGCACCGGGCAATACCTGACACCTTCCCCCGGAGTTTCGACCATGAATGCTTCCGGCTACGCTGCGTCATCGGCCGCCGACGCGCTTGCGCCTTTCGCTTTCGAGCGGCGCCAGCCTCGGCCGGATGATGTTGTCATCGACGTCCTGTTCTGCGGGGTGTGCCACACGGATTTGCACCTGGCCCGCAACCACGGCGGCTTCACGACGTATCCCATCGTGCCGGGCCACGAGATCATCGGCAGGGTCCGGCAGGTGGGCGACAAGGTCCGCCGCTTCAAGGCGGGCGACATGGTCGGCGTCGGCTGCATGGTCGATTCGTGCCAGCACTGTCAGCCTTGCCTGAAGGGCTGGGAACAGGATTGCTCCGAAGGCCCCACCTTCACCTACAACGGCATCGATCGGCATGACGGCATGGTGACCTACGGCGGTTATTCGGATTCAATCGTCGTCCGGGACAGGTTTGTGCTGTCCATTCCCAATGGGCTCGATCCCGCCGGCGCGGCGCCGCTGCTGTGCGCGGGCATCACCACGTGGTCGCCGCTGCATCGCTGGAATGTGGGCCCTGGCAGCAAGGTCGCGGTGATTGGCCTGGGCGGGCTTGGCCACATGGCGTTGAAACTGGCGAAGGCCCTCGGCGCCGAGGTGTCGCTGTTCACGCGCTCGCCCGGCAAGGAAGAGGATGCCTTCCGGCTGGGCGCCGATCACGTGGTGCTATCGAACGATCCGGCCCAGATGGCAGCGGTGGCAGGCCGGTTCGACGTGATCATCGACACGGTGCCCTACGACCACGACATCAATCCCTACATGCCGACACTGGCGCTCGAAGGCGTGCTCGTGCTGGTGGGATACCTGGGCCCGCTTGGCACGCCGGTGAACGCCGGGGGCGTTGTGCGCGGACGCCGCGCCATCTCGGGCTCATTCATTGGCGGCGTACCGGAAACCCAGCAAATGCTGGACTTCTGCGGGCAGCACGGCATCGTCTCCGATGTCGAGGTCATTGCCATCCAGCAGATCAACCAAGCCTATGAACGCCTGCTGAAGAGCGACGTGAAGTATCGCTTCGTCATCGACATGGCCTCTCTCAAGACATCAGGAGCACCTGCGTGACCGCAACCATCAAGCCCGTTTTGTGCGTCGTTACGAGCCACCCGATCCGCGGCGACAGCGGTGAGCCCACCGGCTTTGCCATGGTCGAGCTCACACACCCGCTGGAGGTCTTCCGCGAGGCCGGCATCCCTGTCGAAATTGCATCGATCCGTGGCGGCCATCCGCCCATCGACTTCTTCGACCTCACGGACCCGGTCAACAATCGCTTCTGGCGCGACGCCACGTTCCGCGAGGCGCTTGCCCATTCGCTCGTGCTTGGCGATGTGGATCCGTCGTGCTACTCAGCAGTGTTCTTCGCGGGCGGCCACGGCACGATGTGGGACTTCGCCGACAGCGCGGCCGTGCAGCACGTCATTCGCACCATCTACGAAGCCGGCGGCATCGTGTCCGCTGTCTGCCATGGCCCGGCAGCGCTGGTGAATGCGAGGCTTTCCGACGGCAGCCATCTCGTTGCCGGAAAGAAGGTCGCCGCCTTTACCGACGAGGAGGAAGCGGAGGTCAAGTACACGAACGTCGTGCCCTACCTGCTTGCGACGACGCTCAAGCAACGGGGCGCGCTGCATCAGCCCGCGCCCAACTGGACGGCGAACGTGGTAGCGGATGGCCGCCTCATCACCGGTCAGAATCCCGCGTCTGCCCACGGCGTCGGCGAAGCGGTGGTCAAACAGCTCACGACCAAGCCCTGACATGAAGATTGTCGCCATCGAAGAGCACGTTCTGCCCGACGCGGTCAAGCAGGCGTGGAACACCATCCCTGGCGCCGATGATGGAACCCTCGCATTGAATACGGGGGTACTGGGCGAGCGCCTCGCCAACCTGGCCGAGCAACGGCTGGCCCTGATGGACGAAACTGGCGTCGACGTACAAGTGCTCTCGCTGACGACCCCAGGCCTGAACAACCTGGGGCATCACGGTATCGATCTGGCGCGACGTGTGAATGACCTCCTGGCCGAAACCGTCGCTGCCAACCCATCCCGCTTTCAGGCACTGGCGGTCTTGCCCTTCGCAGACGCTGAAAGCGCCGCGCAAGAGCTTCGGCGTTGTGTCGAGCAGCTCGGCTTCAAGGGCGCCATCCTTTACGGACGCGTCGGTGAGAAGCATCTCGACCACGCAATGTTCGAACCGACCTTTGCCTGCGCGGCCGAATTGGGCGCGCCATTGCTCATCCATCCGCAGATTCCGCAGGCGAGCGTTCGCGATGCCTACTACGCAGGCTTTGGTGCACCGGTCGATCTGGCCCTGTCGACCTTCGGGCTCGGATGGCATTACGAGGCCGGTATCCAGTTCGTCCGGATTGTCCTAGCGGGTGTGTTCGATCGGCATCCAAATCTGCAGGTGATCCTGGGCCATTGGGGCGAACTGGTCATGTTCTATCTCGAACGCCTCATCATGCTCGACCGAGTATCGAAGCTGCCCCGCCCCTTTGTTGAGTACGTCCGAAGCCACCTCTATCTGACCGCGAGCGGCATATTCAGCCCCGCGTATCTGCGTCAGGCAATCGAAGTGGTCGGGCCGGATCGGATCCTGTTTTCAACCGATTACCCCTACCAATACCGACCTGGCGCCGATGCCCGCCGCTTCGTTGCAACGCTGGAGTTAAGCGACGACGACAGACGGAAATTCGCGCACGGCAACTGGGAAAGACTCACCAGAGGAGCCAACCTGTGACGCCAATGTTCTCCCCGCGAGCTACGTTACGCAGCATCGTATTGACCTTGCTGGCTTGCCTGGTTGCACAGGCCGGTGCCGCTCAGACAACCCAGCAGCCAGCAGGAAACGCAGCCATGCAAACCTTGGGACTCTGGACTTCAGCGGCCGGTGAGCAACAGCCCACCGCGCCGTACGTGCGTATCGCACAACTCGATGTCGACCCGCAGCGGCTTGCAGAATTCGAGGCGGTGCTTCGAGAGAGCGCCTCCACGTCAGTACGGGTGGAGCCGGGCGTGTACACACTGTATGCGGTTGCGTTCAAGGACAATCCGCATCGATTCCTTGTCTTCGAGATGTACAAGGATGAGGCCGCATACAAAGCGCACCGTGAGACGCCGCACTTCCGGAAGTTCTTCGAAACCACGCAGATGATGGTGACGTCTCGAACGTTCCTGGACGTCAACCCCGTCGTGCTGGGCGCCAAGGCATACTGGGAACGTTCTGGCCAATAGTTCGAATTGGCTCGGACGGCATCGCTGTCAGCGCTGATGGCGAATGCCTCTATTACTGCGCACTCGCCAGCCGGCGACTCTACAGCGTTGCAACGTCCGCGCTTCGTGACATCACAATGACTGACACTCAGGTTGCCGCCACCGTGCGTGACGAAGGCTTAAAACCAGGCGCTTCCGACGGACTGGAATCTGACGTGCTGGGGCGCCTCTATGCAACGGACTACGAACATAACGCGATACATCGGCGCCTCGCCGATGGAGCCTATGAAACGTTAGCTCAGGATTCGCGGCTCTCGTGGCCCGACACGCTTGCGCTGGCTAGCGACGGCTATCTGTTCGTCATTGCAAAGGTCCACAGGCAACCCTGATTCCAGAATGGAAAAGACCGTCGGGTGAAGCCGTATCTCTTGCTGCGGATCAAAACAGACGGAAAACCCGTCTCACTGCGGCGAGAGGATTGGCATCACTCTCTCTTGTGCTCCGCCAAAAAGCTTGGTAAAAGCCGTGTGTCGAAAGAGTGCTGACCGGATGGTAGCCCGGTCGTCGTTCAACCGAACGGCAACTCCTCCCCTCGGGGTATCCGCGACACCCAGCCCGGCTTGCCGGTAGCGAAGGTGTGTCCGTGATACCCCATGTCATCGTCGGCGCACCTTCTCCTTGAAATAGAAGGACGTACGACCATGAAACTCACAGCCAATACAATCCTCGTCACCGGCGGCGCGACCGGCATTGGCCTCGCACTTGCCAAACGACTTTCCGAAAGCAATCAGGTGATCATCTGCGGCCGCAACGAGGCCGCCCTCCAGAAGGCGACGGATGAAGTGCCGGCGTTGGTGACGCGCGTCTGCGACGTCGCCGACACGCTCAGCCGCCGCGAAATGGTTGAATGGCTGAAGGCGGAGCATCCTGCGCTCAACATGGTCATCAACAATGCCGGCATTCAGGCACAGCGCGACTTCACATCCAATCCGTCGATGGAGAGCCTGGACCAGGAGGTGGCGATCAACTTCACGGCCCCAATCCACCTGATCGCCGAGCTGCTGCCCACGCTCAGGCGGCAAGATCAGGCCTATATCGTCAATGTCAGCTCGGGATTGGCCTTCTCGCCGATGGCCGATGTGCCGGTCTACTGCGCCACAAAGGCCGCTATCCACTCCTTCACGCTCAGTCTGCGGCATCAGTTGAAGGCTATCGGCATCCGTGTGATCGAAATCGCCCCGCCCATCGTCGATACGAGCCTGGGTGGCAACACCCGCAGCGCCGGGACGGCCAATCGCATGATGGTCACTGCGGAGGCATTCGCTGCCGAGGCCCTCGCACAACTGGAGTCGGGCAAGGATGAGGTCCTGGTCGGTGTTTCGGCCCAGACACGCCAGTTGGGCGAAGCCATGTTCGAGCGGATGAACAACCGCGCCTGACCTGTTTCGGAGGGGAATTCCATGACCATAGCTTCGCTATTTTCACGGCTAGATGCCCCCCGTTGTTCTAGTTTTCTCAGAGCCCGTTTGAAAATTCCCCGCGGGTGTGATGTAAAGACGGGATGTGGAAAAAGAACATCGAGAACGCGAGGCGAAGCTGGCTGGCAAGACCGAGCGTTACCCCATCGACATGACGGACGTCGAATGGGCCGCTGTGCAGCCGCTGCTGCCACGCGCGGCCGTCGATGGCGCATACGACCGTACAACGCTGACGGACAAGGCCGCAACCCTTCGACTTCATGGTTGAGGTGGTGCGCCGCCACGAGCAGCAAACGGGCTTTGCCGTTCCGCCGCGCCGCTGGGTGGTTGAGCGCACCTTTGGATGGATGGTTCGCTGGCGTCGGCTCGTACGCGACTACGAGCCGCGCGCGGACGTCTCGGAGGCCATGATTCATATCGCGCTGAGCGGCTTGCTACTGCGCAGAATCGCTCATCCTTGAATTTCCAAACGGGCTCTTACGACGCCCCTGACCGCAACAGAAGGCGATGCCGACACGCAACCGCCTACTGCCGAGCGCAAATGACTGCCTCAAATTGGCCGAAGGCGGCTGCCGATCTGCAAAGCACTGAACAACGGCACGAAACGCAAAGCCGACAACACCAGAGGACTAGAGGACAGAACCGGGTGGGGCGCATTCAACCTGGCAGCAATGCATGGCGTTCTCACACCCAACACGCGGCGCGGAAAACATCACCCCCACATCAACACCCCAGCATCGCCCATCCCATCACGCATGCCCCTCGACAGGCATCAACGCTTGCCACCGGTAGTCGCCCCCACCCGCAACCCAGCCACCATCACCTCAACCAACCGCCTCGCCCCCGCCTCCCAGTCAAGCTCAGCTCCAAAACTCGCCACCCCGGCAACAGCACTCAGCAGATCGAGCGGCTCGACCGCCAGCCCGATCGCACCGCTCTGCTTCGCACGTTCGATCAACTGCGCCAAGGTTTCGATGAGCACTTCGCCGGACAACGTGCACAGCCTTTCGCTGCAGTCCGTCATGCAGTTGAGCACGTCCGCCCGGATCTGCTTGTTCGCCAGGTAGCCGACGAACAGCAACAGCCACTGCCGCACGGCTTCCAGCGGCGGCTGGTCCTCTGACAGTTGGCGCGCGGCCTCGGCCAGCCGGCTGCCTTCATCCCGGTAGATCTCGTCGATCAGCGCGTCCCGCGTCGGGAAATGGCGGTACAGCGTGCCGATGCCGACGCCGGCCTCCCGGGCGATGTCTTCCAGGCTGGCGGAGACGCCCTTCTCGGCGAATGCGGTCTTCGCCACGTCCAGCAGGCGTTGCCGATTGCGCTCGGCATCGGCTCTCGGTTTTCTGGTGGTGATCTTTTCGGCCACTGCGTTGCGCTTCGCTTGACAAACGGAGGATACCTCCGCATATTAAACGGAGGCTGCCTCATGTTATGCCCTCCAGCCCGGCGGCGCAATACCGCCTCGTTGCGGAGGACGTCAAACGGAGAACGCCGCGACGTCTGCGGTTTCGCGTCCAGCGCGATCGCACGCCGGGCCGAGTACGCCGCTTTTTCCATTGTCATCGGAGCCCTTTTTCATGCCGCTGTGCAACGCTGCTTCCCCTCTGCCTTTCGCCGCTTCGGAGACGCCCGCCGCTCCCGGGCCGGACGGCAAATTCCGCAACGCGGTCAGCAGGCCCCGGCAAGGCTTCTGGCAAGGGCTCGGCCTGATGTGGACCTTCTTCTTCAAGCGGCCGGCGGATACGGTGCCGGATCGCGCGCTGCCGACGCAGCCCCTGACGCGCGACCAACTGCTGCAGGCGCCCGACCGCACGCTGTTCCGCCTGGGCCACTCGACGGTGCTGCTCAAGCTGCGGGGCCGCTTCTGGCTCACGGACCCGGTCTTCTCGAAGCGCGCCTCGCCGGTGCAGTGGATCGGACCGAAGCGCTTCCACGCGCCGCCCATCGCGCTTGCGGACCTGCCCGACATCGAGGGCGTGATCCTCTCGCATGACCACTACGACCATCTCGACCGCGACACCGTCCGGGCACTCGCGCCCCGGGTGAAGCACTTCCTCACGCCCCTGGGCGTCGGCGATCGGCTCATCGACTGGGGCGTGGCCGCGGACAAGGTGCGGCAGCTCAACTGGTGGCAGACCACCACGGTCGGCGGTCTGCAATTCACGGCGACGCCCGCGCAGCATTTCTCGGGCCGTACGCTGTCCGACGGCAACCGCACGCTGTGGGCGTCGTGGGTGCTGATCGACGATGACCTGCGCCTCTTCTTCAGCGGCGACACCGGCTATTTCCCCGGCTTCAAGGCCATCGGGGATCGCTTCGGCCCCTTCGACCTGACGTTGATGGAGACCGGCGCGTACGACCCGCGCTGGTCCTACGTGCACATGCTGCCGGAGCAGACCCTGCAGGCCCACCTGGATCTGCGCGGACGGCGGCTCGTGCCGATCCACAATGGCACCTTCGATCTGGCGCTCCATCCCTGGCAGGAGCCGTTCGAGCGAATCCTCTCGGCGGCGCGGGCGCATGACGTCGAGGTGGTCACGCCGATGATCGGCGCGGCGCTCGACATTGTCCGGCCGGCCGCGACGCCGGCCTGGTGGCGGCCTCAGCCCGAAACGCCGCGGGGCGCGGTCACGCCGTCCCTGGCCGCAGGCCACGCCGGCGACTGAATCCATGGGCCGGGCGAAGCCTCGCCGCGAATGCAGCCGGCCGCCCCACCCCTTCGTTCACAGACCGAGTCGAACATCACCATGTCCGCGCGGAACGGTTTTACCGAAGCAGACGTGCCGGACCAGTCCGGCAAAGGCTTCATCGTCACCGGCGCCAATACCGGCCTCGGCCTTGAAACGTCGCGCGTGCTGGCGGCACGCGGGGCGCGCGTCCTGCTTGCGTGCCGGGATCGATCGAAGGCCGAGGCGGCGATGGCACACATCCGGCAGACCCACCCGGGCGCCGACCTGGCATTCCTGCCGCTCGATCTGGCGGACCTGGCCAGCGTGCGAGCCGCGGCCGGGCAGGCGATGACGGCGCCGCGCATCGACGCGCTCATCAACAATGCCGGCGTGATGATGCCGCCGCTGATGCGCACCACGCAAGGCTTCGAACTGCAGCTCGGCGTCAACCACCTGGGCGGCTTCGCGCTGACCGCGCTGCTCCTGCCCAAGCTGGCGCAGACGCCGGGATCGCGGGTCGTCGTAACGTCCAGCCTTGCCCATCGCGGGGCGAGCATCGACTGGGATGACCTCAGCACAGCGACGCGCTACAACCGCGTGAAGCGCTACGGCGCCAGCAAGCTCGCCAACGCGCTCTTCTTTTTTGAGCTGGATCGCCGCTTGCGCGCGTCGGGGTCCCCCGTCACCGCGGTCGGCTGCCATCCGGGGGCGGCGGCGACCGACCTGGTGCGCTATATGGGAGCGCTTCAGCTATTGCAGCCGCTGGTCCGGCGCTTCCTCAACACCGCTGCGATGGGCGCGTGGCCCACGCTGCAAGCGGCCACCGGGCCGGTGCAACCCGGCGGCTACTACGGCCCGACGGGCTTGTGCGGAATCCGCGGCCCCTCGGGCCGGGCCACCCGGTCCGCGCAGGCGCAAGACCCGCTGCTTGCACAGCGGCTCTGGGATGTGTCGATCGCCATGACTGGCATCGACCCCGGGCTGCCCGTGGGAAATTAAGGGCACCCGGGCATCGCCCGAAATCATGCCGCGGCCGCCGCCTTCAGCGAAGCCATGTCGATCACGAAGCGGTACTTCACGTCGGCCTTGAGCATGCGCTCGTAGGCCTCGTTGATGTCCTGGATGCGGATGACTTCGATGTCCGACGTGACGCCGTGCGCGCCGCAGAAGTCGAGCATCGCCTGGGTCTCGGCGATGCCGCCGATCAGCGAGCCGGCCAGGGCCTTGCGGCGGTACACCATCGGCCCCGAGTTGAGCGGGGGCTCCAGCGGGCCGAGGTAGCCCACCATCACGATGGTGCCGCCGGTGGCCAGCGTCGGCACGTAGGGGTTGACGTCATGCTGGTAGGGGACGGTGTCGATGATCAGGTCGAAGCGCCCCGCCACCGTGGCCATCTGCGCCGCATCGGTGGAGATCACGATATGGTCGGCGCCCAGGCGGCGCGCGTCGGCTTCCTTGCCGGGCGAGCGGCTGAACAGCGTCACCTCGGCGCCCATGGCCTTGGCCAGCTTCAGCCCCATGTGGCCCAGGCCGCCCAGACCGACGATGGCCACCTGGCTGCCGGCGCCCACATTCCAGTGGCGCAGCGGCGAGTAGGTCGTGATGCCCGCGCACAGCAGCGGCGCGGCGCCGGCCAGATCCAGCCCCTCGGGCATCTTGAGCACGAAATGCTCGGCAACGACGATCTTCTCGCTGTAGCCGCCGTAGGTGCGCGTGCCGTCGATCGGGTCGGTGCCGTTGTAGGTGTAGGTGGCGCCGTTTTCGCAGTACTGTTCCCAGCCCTTTCCGCAGGCGTTGCAGTGGCGGCACGACTCGACCATGCAGCCCACGCCGACAGGGTCGCCGGCCTTGAAGCGCGTGACCTCGGTGCCGACCTCCAGCACGCGGCCCACGATTTCGTGGCCGGGCACCATCGGATACCGCGCGCTGCCCCAGTCGTTGCGGACGTTGTGCACGTCGGAGTGGCAGACCCCGCAGTACAGGATCTCGATGACGACGTCGTCCGGCCGCGGGCTGCGGCGGTCGAACTCGAACAGGCCCAGGCGGCCGGTGGGGGAATGGGCAGCGTAGCTCTTCACGGCATGGGGCATGGTGTTGGTCCTCAAATGCGGATGAACGGGATGGTGGATGGATGTCGGTGGACGACGCGGTCGGCCCTTTGCGCCGCAGCCGGGCGGAAGCACGGGCGGTCGTGAAGCGTCGGCAGGCCGGTCATCATGATCGAGATGGCCGGAACCGTCATCGGCCGGCTCGCGAGAACCGTGCCCGCACGGCCCGGCGATGGCCTGTGTTCCTGGCGGCGGGGATGGCAGTGGACAGAAGCATGCGCGACAGTCTAGGCAGTCATCTGTCAACTCGCTAGATGGCAAATGCTTGCTCTACAATCAAGCAAAACTTGATACCCACCTTGTGCCCCGGAACGCGGAAAGGTCAAGACCATGCCCATCAACGCGTTACGCGCCATCGCCACCTTCGCCAAGGCCGTCGAGCTCGGCAGCATCCGCCGAGCCGCCGCGGCCCAGGGCGTGACCCCTCAGGCCGCAAGCCAAGCGCTGGCGCAGCTGGAGGAGCACCTGGGTGTCCGCCTGCTGCACCGGACCACGCGCAGCCTGGCCCTGACCGACGAGGGCCAGCGCTTCCTGGAGGCCGCGCAGCCCGCCCTGGCCGCGCTCGACCGCGCGCTGAGCCAGGCGCGCGAGTCCAAGGACGAAATCGCCGGCCCGCTGCGGATCGTGGGCCCCAAGTCGTCGTTCGCGCCGATCCTGATGCCGGTAATCGATGCATTCTGCCGCCAGTACCCGCAGGTGCAGCCCGACGTCCAGCTCGACGACGGGAAAAGCAACTGGGTGCTGGATCGGGTGGACGTGGGGTTCAGGATCGGCGCCTCGCCCGACGAAGGGGTGATCGCGCGCCGGCTGTTCCCGGTGCAGTTGATGATCTGCGCGGCGCCGTCTTACCTGGAGCAGCACGGCGCGCCGAAGTCACTGGACGAACTGGCGACGCACCGCTGCAGCGCCTTCCGGCACCCGGCCACGGACCAGGTGCTGCCCTGGTACCTGAACATCGACGGCGAGATCGTGCATCGGCACGTCTCGCCCACGTTCTCCACGAACGACACCGAGCTGGAATTGCAGGCCGTCCTGGCCGGGCAAGTCATCGGTCAGGTCGCCAATCTCGCGGCAGTCACCCACATCCGGGCCGGACGGCTGGTGCCGCTGCTGCTGCAGCACATGAGCGACCACATCGGCGTGCACCTCTACTACGGCAGCCGCACCGCGCAGCCCCGGCGCGTGCGCGCGTTCATCGACCTGGCCATTCAGCAGTTGCTGGACACGCCGACCTACGTGCTCAGCGCGAAGGAACTCGCCCAGGCAGCCGCGCATCGGGCGAAGGGCAAGCGGAGTCGGTGACAGCCTTGACGGGCCATCGCGCTGCCTTGACGTGAAAGCGCGGCGCGGGTGACGTGAACGGCCGCTCTGGCTAGGTCGGTGTCGCGTGATGCGCCGGCTGCCGCTCCATGCGATCGACCGTTGCCGCCCCATGGCGAACGCTCACAACAACGCGAGCGAAGGAGCAAGCTTTTCAGCGATTGCGCCTCGTTGGACGCGGCTCCAGCAGACGATGCAGCATGAGCCCGAGCGCCGCCCCGACACACTGCGAGATGACGAAGGCCGGCACACTGCTCGGCGCGATACCGGCAAAGCTGTTGCTGAGCATGCGCCCAACCGCCGCCGCCGGATTAGCGAACGACGTGGATGCCGT
It encodes the following:
- a CDS encoding NAD(P)-dependent alcohol dehydrogenase, whose translation is MPHAVKSYAAHSPTGRLGLFEFDRRSPRPDDVVIEILYCGVCHSDVHNVRNDWGSARYPMVPGHEIVGRVLEVGTEVTRFKAGDPVGVGCMVESCRHCNACGKGWEQYCENGATYTYNGTDPIDGTRTYGGYSEKIVVAEHFVLKMPEGLDLAGAAPLLCAGITTYSPLRHWNVGAGSQVAIVGLGGLGHMGLKLAKAMGAEVTLFSRSPGKEADARRLGADHIVISTDAAQMATVAGRFDLIIDTVPYQHDVNPYVPTLATGGTIVMVGYLGPLEPPLNSGPMVYRRKALAGSLIGGIAETQAMLDFCGAHGVTSDIEVIRIQDINEAYERMLKADVKYRFVIDMASLKAAAAA
- a CDS encoding LysR family transcriptional regulator — protein: MPINALRAIATFAKAVELGSIRRAAAAQGVTPQAASQALAQLEEHLGVRLLHRTTRSLALTDEGQRFLEAAQPALAALDRALSQARESKDEIAGPLRIVGPKSSFAPILMPVIDAFCRQYPQVQPDVQLDDGKSNWVLDRVDVGFRIGASPDEGVIARRLFPVQLMICAAPSYLEQHGAPKSLDELATHRCSAFRHPATDQVLPWYLNIDGEIVHRHVSPTFSTNDTELELQAVLAGQVIGQVANLAAVTHIRAGRLVPLLLQHMSDHIGVHLYYGSRTAQPRRVRAFIDLAIQQLLDTPTYVLSAKELAQAAAHRAKGKRSR
- a CDS encoding YciI family protein is translated as MKFLCLDIPQPGASLEKYPPHMHEETRHAWTLYTGGVVRDFYFRQDRPGVALIAEADSIEAARAALNEFPLAKAGLIGWDVIPLGPFTGWQLLFAPGNT
- a CDS encoding SMP-30/gluconolactonase/LRE family protein, with product MAVSADGECLYYCALASRRLYSVATSALRDITMTDTQVAATVRDEGLKPGASDGLESDVLGRLYATDYEHNAIHRRLADGAYETLAQDSRLSWPDTLALASDGYLFVIAKVHRQP
- a CDS encoding oxidoreductase; this translates as MSARNGFTEADVPDQSGKGFIVTGANTGLGLETSRVLAARGARVLLACRDRSKAEAAMAHIRQTHPGADLAFLPLDLADLASVRAAAGQAMTAPRIDALINNAGVMMPPLMRTTQGFELQLGVNHLGGFALTALLLPKLAQTPGSRVVVTSSLAHRGASIDWDDLSTATRYNRVKRYGASKLANALFFFELDRRLRASGSPVTAVGCHPGAAATDLVRYMGALQLLQPLVRRFLNTAAMGAWPTLQAATGPVQPGGYYGPTGLCGIRGPSGRATRSAQAQDPLLAQRLWDVSIAMTGIDPGLPVGN
- a CDS encoding SDR family oxidoreductase; this encodes MKLTANTILVTGGATGIGLALAKRLSESNQVIICGRNEAALQKATDEVPALVTRVCDVADTLSRREMVEWLKAEHPALNMVINNAGIQAQRDFTSNPSMESLDQEVAINFTAPIHLIAELLPTLRRQDQAYIVNVSSGLAFSPMADVPVYCATKAAIHSFTLSLRHQLKAIGIRVIEIAPPIVDTSLGGNTRSAGTANRMMVTAEAFAAEALAQLESGKDEVLVGVSAQTRQLGEAMFERMNNRA
- a CDS encoding putative quinol monooxygenase, coding for MQTLGLWTSAAGEQQPTAPYVRIAQLDVDPQRLAEFEAVLRESASTSVRVEPGVYTLYAVAFKDNPHRFLVFEMYKDEAAYKAHRETPHFRKFFETTQMMVTSRTFLDVNPVVLGAKAYWERSGQ
- a CDS encoding NAD(P)-dependent alcohol dehydrogenase; this encodes MNASGYAASSAADALAPFAFERRQPRPDDVVIDVLFCGVCHTDLHLARNHGGFTTYPIVPGHEIIGRVRQVGDKVRRFKAGDMVGVGCMVDSCQHCQPCLKGWEQDCSEGPTFTYNGIDRHDGMVTYGGYSDSIVVRDRFVLSIPNGLDPAGAAPLLCAGITTWSPLHRWNVGPGSKVAVIGLGGLGHMALKLAKALGAEVSLFTRSPGKEEDAFRLGADHVVLSNDPAQMAAVAGRFDVIIDTVPYDHDINPYMPTLALEGVLVLVGYLGPLGTPVNAGGVVRGRRAISGSFIGGVPETQQMLDFCGQHGIVSDVEVIAIQQINQAYERLLKSDVKYRFVIDMASLKTSGAPA
- a CDS encoding type 1 glutamine amidotransferase domain-containing protein codes for the protein MTATIKPVLCVVTSHPIRGDSGEPTGFAMVELTHPLEVFREAGIPVEIASIRGGHPPIDFFDLTDPVNNRFWRDATFREALAHSLVLGDVDPSCYSAVFFAGGHGTMWDFADSAAVQHVIRTIYEAGGIVSAVCHGPAALVNARLSDGSHLVAGKKVAAFTDEEEAEVKYTNVVPYLLATTLKQRGALHQPAPNWTANVVADGRLITGQNPASAHGVGEAVVKQLTTKP
- a CDS encoding MBL fold metallo-hydrolase gives rise to the protein MPLCNAASPLPFAASETPAAPGPDGKFRNAVSRPRQGFWQGLGLMWTFFFKRPADTVPDRALPTQPLTRDQLLQAPDRTLFRLGHSTVLLKLRGRFWLTDPVFSKRASPVQWIGPKRFHAPPIALADLPDIEGVILSHDHYDHLDRDTVRALAPRVKHFLTPLGVGDRLIDWGVAADKVRQLNWWQTTTVGGLQFTATPAQHFSGRTLSDGNRTLWASWVLIDDDLRLFFSGDTGYFPGFKAIGDRFGPFDLTLMETGAYDPRWSYVHMLPEQTLQAHLDLRGRRLVPIHNGTFDLALHPWQEPFERILSAARAHDVEVVTPMIGAALDIVRPAATPAWWRPQPETPRGAVTPSLAAGHAGD
- a CDS encoding TetR/AcrR family transcriptional regulator yields the protein MAEKITTRKPRADAERNRQRLLDVAKTAFAEKGVSASLEDIAREAGVGIGTLYRHFPTRDALIDEIYRDEGSRLAEAARQLSEDQPPLEAVRQWLLLFVGYLANKQIRADVLNCMTDCSERLCTLSGEVLIETLAQLIERAKQSGAIGLAVEPLDLLSAVAGVASFGAELDWEAGARRLVEVMVAGLRVGATTGGKR
- a CDS encoding amidohydrolase family protein yields the protein MKIVAIEEHVLPDAVKQAWNTIPGADDGTLALNTGVLGERLANLAEQRLALMDETGVDVQVLSLTTPGLNNLGHHGIDLARRVNDLLAETVAANPSRFQALAVLPFADAESAAQELRRCVEQLGFKGAILYGRVGEKHLDHAMFEPTFACAAELGAPLLIHPQIPQASVRDAYYAGFGAPVDLALSTFGLGWHYEAGIQFVRIVLAGVFDRHPNLQVILGHWGELVMFYLERLIMLDRVSKLPRPFVEYVRSHLYLTASGIFSPAYLRQAIEVVGPDRILFSTDYPYQYRPGADARRFVATLELSDDDRRKFAHGNWERLTRGANL